TGTACACGGTCCTTAAAATTTCGTGCCTGTTGATCACTGAAGTAAAGGCATATTGAAGTGCATCAACATCCAGTTTCCCCTGAATCTTACGTAAAGTTGGCATATGATAGGGTGTAGATCCCTCAAACCGATCGATAAACCAGATTCTTTCCTGAGAACAGGATAATGGTAACCTATCGAAACCATTACGACTCTCAAGGCTAATTTTTTCGCTTGGTGCTGACGATTCTGACAAACTCAGAAAATCAATGATAGCCTGCTTGTTGTCCTTTATTTCGGCTATTAGTTCAGGACTTATGGTTTTCTGTTTAGGCTTTTTAATTTGCAGCTTTCCTGCTTCAATATATGCATATGAGCCACTGTTTTTCAGCTCGTTAAGAATATTTAGTACTTTATCGTCCATATTAAATATCTATTGTATCGTATTCATCAGCAGGAGCCGCTTCCTTGTTTATAATGCGAATGTACTTGGCAAGGCTTTGTATAGTAGGGTATTGAAAAACGACCCTAACCGGGAATGATACCTCAAACTTGTCTTGTATCATCGATATCATTCGGGTAGCCAGCAGGCTGTGTCCTCCATTTTTGAAAAAGTTGGCAGTAGTGCTTATTTGTTGACTATCAGTGCCAAGCAGTATAGACCAGGCTTGAACAAGTTCCTCCTCAATTTCATCAGCAGGAGCAATGTATACGTCCTGATTAACTTTGTTCGGTTCAGGTAATTTTTTCTTATCAATTTTGCCACTTGGCAGTAAGGGAAGCTCTTCGATCCGTACATAGTACTCCGGAACCATATATGATGGCAGGTGTGCTTGCAGGTATTCACGGATGTCCTTAGTAAGCAATTCCTCTTCACTTACATAGTAACCGACCAGATACTGATTTTCACCCTCTCCTCTAAGCTGCACTATTCCTTCTGCAACACCTTCCAACTCCTTTAACCAGTGCGTGATCTCTCCCAACTCAATACGATAGCCTCGTAGCTTAACCTGTTCATCTATACGACCTAAATATTCCAGGTTCCCATCAGGAAGCCAACGAACCAAATCGCCCGTCTTGTATAGCCTGCTTCCTGATTCTCCATCGTATGGATTATTTACAAACTTCTCTGAGGTCAGTTCGGGGTTGTTATAATACCCTCGAGCCAGGGCTATCCCTCCCAGGCATAGCTCTCCAGGTACTCCTAAACCTGCCAGTTGGTTGGCACTGTCTAAAACATAGGCTTTTACACCTCGCAAGGGTTTCCCTATCGAAACACTTCTCAGGCCTTTATGCGAAGATGTTGAATAACCTGTAGCATAGATCGTAGCCTCCGTTGGACCATACAGATTCTCCAAACGTGCAGATAAGCCCAGTCTATTAAAATAATCAACTGTATTACGTGCCAGTGGCTCTCCGGCTGAAATGATATAACGCAACGACTCAAGACCTGAACCTCCTTTTCTTCCTATCTCTTCCAAAAACAGCCCCAACATGGAGGGCACAAAGTTTACATGGCTCACCCCGTATCGAACAAGTGCATCTTTTATAGCTATAGGATCTGATTCTTCGCCCTGAGGTAGTATGGCCAACGATCCTCCGGATACAAACCACCCGAATAGTTCAGAACAGCTCACATCAAACACCACATTGGTCTTAAGCAGATAACTATCTCCGCCCTCCAGAGGGTATTGAGCCTGCATGGTTTCTATCAGGTTTGTAAGAGACCGGTGCTCAACCATCACTCCCTTAGGGGTACCTGTTGATCCTGAGGTGTAAATGATATATGCCAAATCTTCTATTCCTGACTCATGCGCCGGGTTTTCCTCTTCGGATGTTGAAGACTCTGTTATTAAGTGCTCGTAATCAACTACCGTAACTGCCTCAAAACTTTTATAGAAACTGCCGGTGGTTTTATCAGCCACAAGGTATTGAGCCCCGGTATGATCAAGGATGTACTCCCGGCGTGAATCCGGCTGGGTCCAATCTATAGGAAGGTAGGCACATCCTGCTTTGAGTATTCCGAAAATGGTGGTGATCAGGTCTGATGAACGCTCCATACTTACACCCACTATATCACCAGGACGGACACCTTTGGCATGAAGCCGATGACTCAAGGCATTGGATCGTGCTTGCAGTTCCTTATAGGTGACTTCTTCATCTCTTTCGTAAAGGGCAACATGATCCGGTGTAAGTAAGACCTGACGGTCAAACTTCTCCATTACCGTTTCATGGATCTTTGGTAATGGTTCTGCATTATAATGAATGGATTGTAACGCCTGCTGCTCTCCCGAATTCATCAGGCTCAGTGAGCTCAACTTCGCTTCCGGATCAGCTACTATCTGCTCCAAAAGGGTAATATACTGACCTAAAAACTGCTCTACTGTCTCTCGTAAAAACAGATCAGTGCTATAGTTAACAGACAGATTGAAACCCTGAGGTTCTTCCTTTGCCCGAAGCGTAATGTCAAACTGTGAAGTAATCTCTTCAAGCTCTTTTAACTCTCCAATTTGCTTTTTGCCGGGTTCAGGATAATTAGCTAACGAAAACATGATATTAAACAATACCATTGATGTGGCATCCCTGTCGCTTTTCATGTGTTCCACAATTTTAATCAATGGTATATCCTGATGTTCGAAGGCATCAAATACATGACCTGAAACATCCTTCAACCATTGATTGAATGGAAGGTCATTTTGGATTCGGTTTCTAAGCACCAAAGTATTCGTAAAGAAACCAATAAGCGGCTCAAGTTCAGGAAGATTACGGTTGGCAATAGGTGAACCTACAACAACATCATCTTTTCGGGCATATCTGGCGATTAGTAAATTAAATACCGACAGTAGGAGTATGTATAATGAAGTATTCTGCTTAGCCGCCAAATCTTTAAGGCCCTCAGACAACTGACGATCAATATATTGTTCAATAATATCACCACTTCCAGATAAAACCTGGGGTCTGCTAAAGTCTCCCTGCAATGTGGTGGGCTCAGTGTTCTCAAGTTCTTCTTCCCAAAAACTGAGATACTTTTTAAGAAAATCATCAGTAAGCCGAGCCTTCTCCCAAACTGCGTAGTCAGCATATTCGATCTCTAATGGCTTAAGGGCAGATGAACTATTCTGTGATGCTCCAAAGTATAACTGACTCAATTCATTGCCAAAAATTGCAGTCGACCATCCATCAAAAATAATATGATGTACAACTATAAGAAAAATATACCTATCGCTGTATTTTACTAGTTTTGCTCTTAATAAAGGTCCCTCAGATAAGTTGAATGGCTCCAGCAATTGTTCCTTTAGTAGCTCATCAAATGATTCTTTAGAGAACTCACCCCCTTCAATCTCTTCAAATTTCCACTCTCCTTTGTCAAGCACCAATTGGTAAGGAATCCCTCCTTTTTCTTTAATTACCGTCCTTAACGGTTCATGACGGTTGATAAGCTCACTATATGCTCTGGCCAAATATTCCTTTTCGAAGTCTTCAGTTATTTCAATAGAAAAAGGAATATGATAGGCCAATCCTCCTTCTATTTGATCTATAAACCATAGCGATTCCTGAGAACTCGACAATGGTATTTTGTCCAGTTCCCCTCTATTAACTTTTTTTATAGTCAAACCCTTTTTCACAGACTTGGCTACTGCCAGATTCTTTTTCAGAAACGATTTTAACTCTTCTTTCCCTGCCTTGATTTTTTCAAGCAGTGCGGGACTTAGCTGTGTACCTTTAGGTACGTTAACCTTGAGCTCACCCTCTTCATTTAAAAACAATGATATTCCACTTTCGTGAGCTTCGGTTATAATATTTAATGCATCCATTTTTTTATCAGGACTTATATGATATAACTAAATGTAACTTATCGTTTAACGTCAGATCTCAAACGACTCATATTCATCTTCACCTTCTTCTGCAGGTGCAAATACACCTAAATAATCTGCCAACTCTTCTATGGTTGGGTAGACAAAAATTGACTTGATGGTAAGGTTAACACCCAACACTTCCCTTACTGCACTTACCACACGGATTGCCATGAGTGAGTGACCTCCCATTTCGAAAAAATTTGCATCCACACTGAGTTCTTCGGTACCAATGCCCAAAAGGCCTGACCATATGTTGACCAGTTGCTGTTCTACTTCATTCTTAGGAGCCTTTCTCTCTTGCTTAAAATCAGGCTTAGGCAGCTTTGCTTTATCTATTTTTCCACTTTCATGTACAGGTAACTTTTCCATGGTTATCAATCGAGACGGAACCATGTAGTTAGGTAACTGCGCCTTAAGGTACTCCCTTGTATCGGCTTCATCATAAGCATCAGATACTACCAAGTAAGCTATTAGGATTTTATTTCCAAGATCATTATCATGAACAAGTACCACCGATTCATTTACTCCATTGGCCTTATTTAATATTGACTGTATTTCACCAAGCTCTATCCTGTAGCCCCTTATTTTTACCTGATCATCAATTCTACCCAGGAAAGCTATATTTCCGTCAGGAAGCCATTTAGCCAGATCTCCGGTCTTGTACATTTTGCCGGGCTGCGAATCTAATGTATCTGCAACAAACTTGTCGTCTGTTAGTACATTATCTCCAAAATATCCTGTAGCCAGACAGACTCCTGCAATACACAACTCACCGGGAACTCCAACAGGAACTACCTGCTTGTTTTGATCCAAAATGTAGATCTTAGTATTGCTAATAGGTTTACCAATGGGTATAATCTCCTTCTCTTCTTCCACAGGATAGTAAACACAGCCTATACTTGCCTCAGTTGGCCCATACAAGTTTGTGAGTCTTATTTGAGGATATTTCCGAATGAAGAAATTCGTGGTCTCTGGTGTAATGGCCTCTCCCCCTATAACGATATCCTTCAATTTAAAAGGGTTAAACTCATTAGTTCCAGCCTTCATTTGCCTTACCATTTCGTTAAATAGTGAGGGAACAAAATCAGTCATGGTAACCCCATATTCTTCTATGAGCTCATTGAAATACCTCAGATCCAGCATCCTCTCTTCCGATGGGATAACAGTCTGCCCTCCATTAACCAATGGCCACATTAATTGCCAGATAGCACTATCAAAGATGTGCTTTGTTGTTCTTAACACAGATTGCGCCGATGCTTTACCGAAGTAGTCATTCATCCACATAAACCTGTTATAAACTCCTTTGTGAGGTACTACCACCGCCTTCGGCATACCTGTAGTTCCCGATGTATGAAATATATACATCGGGAGCTCTGTTCCTGGCTTTTCCGGCAGGTTACTTTCGGTTTCTTCCAACAAACCTGATTCCACTAAATGAAATCCTTCTTCAATACTTAGCCCGCTCTCATCAACACCCATATTGTTTACAAGGGTTACTGGTGCATTTAACTTTGCTATGGCATTTTTTATCCTGGCTTCCGGCCAATAAATACTGAGCGGAGCCGGTGCTGCCTTCAGCTTCCATATAGCAATTGCAGACACCAGAAAATCAATGCCTCTTGACATAACAACAGGCACAATACTTCCTTCACCAATAGCATAGCTCTGTAGGTTATTGGCCAGCGTATTGGCTTTTCTGTTTAATTGTCTGTAATTCAAAACGACATCTTCATGATAAACAGCGTTGGCATCAGGTGTTTCCTCAACCTGCTTCTCAAAAAGATCCAGAATGG
This region of Fulvivirga ulvae genomic DNA includes:
- a CDS encoding non-ribosomal peptide synthetase; translated protein: MDALNIITEAHESGISLFLNEEGELKVNVPKGTQLSPALLEKIKAGKEELKSFLKKNLAVAKSVKKGLTIKKVNRGELDKIPLSSSQESLWFIDQIEGGLAYHIPFSIEITEDFEKEYLARAYSELINRHEPLRTVIKEKGGIPYQLVLDKGEWKFEEIEGGEFSKESFDELLKEQLLEPFNLSEGPLLRAKLVKYSDRYIFLIVVHHIIFDGWSTAIFGNELSQLYFGASQNSSSALKPLEIEYADYAVWEKARLTDDFLKKYLSFWEEELENTEPTTLQGDFSRPQVLSGSGDIIEQYIDRQLSEGLKDLAAKQNTSLYILLLSVFNLLIARYARKDDVVVGSPIANRNLPELEPLIGFFTNTLVLRNRIQNDLPFNQWLKDVSGHVFDAFEHQDIPLIKIVEHMKSDRDATSMVLFNIMFSLANYPEPGKKQIGELKELEEITSQFDITLRAKEEPQGFNLSVNYSTDLFLRETVEQFLGQYITLLEQIVADPEAKLSSLSLMNSGEQQALQSIHYNAEPLPKIHETVMEKFDRQVLLTPDHVALYERDEEVTYKELQARSNALSHRLHAKGVRPGDIVGVSMERSSDLITTIFGILKAGCAYLPIDWTQPDSRREYILDHTGAQYLVADKTTGSFYKSFEAVTVVDYEHLITESSTSEEENPAHESGIEDLAYIIYTSGSTGTPKGVMVEHRSLTNLIETMQAQYPLEGGDSYLLKTNVVFDVSCSELFGWFVSGGSLAILPQGEESDPIAIKDALVRYGVSHVNFVPSMLGLFLEEIGRKGGSGLESLRYIISAGEPLARNTVDYFNRLGLSARLENLYGPTEATIYATGYSTSSHKGLRSVSIGKPLRGVKAYVLDSANQLAGLGVPGELCLGGIALARGYYNNPELTSEKFVNNPYDGESGSRLYKTGDLVRWLPDGNLEYLGRIDEQVKLRGYRIELGEITHWLKELEGVAEGIVQLRGEGENQYLVGYYVSEEELLTKDIREYLQAHLPSYMVPEYYVRIEELPLLPSGKIDKKKLPEPNKVNQDVYIAPADEIEEELVQAWSILLGTDSQQISTTANFFKNGGHSLLATRMISMIQDKFEVSFPVRVVFQYPTIQSLAKYIRIINKEAAPADEYDTIDI